The DNA region CGGAGACGTACACGGCCGCAGGAAGGTGTACCTGACAGGCCTCGCGCTGGCAGGCGCGGGAGCCGCGATCGCACTGTCGGCACAGTCGATCGAGGTTCTGTGGGTCGGTCAGGCGTGCGCCGGGCTGGGCGCGGCCGCGTTGCTGCCGTCGACGCTGGCGCTGATCAGCCATGCCGTACCCGATCCGCGCAAACGTGGCACGTTCGTCGGGCTCTGGGCGGCGTCCCTGATGGCCGCGCTGGCCGTCGGCCCCTTGATCGCCGGTGTGATCCTCGACCACACGACCTGGCGCTGGATCTTCCTGCCGGCCATACCGGTGGCGGCCATCACCCTGGCGGTCGCGGCACCCCTGGTGAAGGACTCCCGCGCGCCCGGTGAGCGTCGGCTGGACTGGCCCGGTCAGATCACCGCGGCGGTGACGATCACCGCGCTGGTCTACGGCGTCATCGAGGGCGGTGCCGCGTCGTTCACCGAGGGCCGGGTGATCGCGGCCCTGTCGGTGGCCGTGGTCGGTGCCATCGCCTTCGTCCTGGTCGAGCGGCGCAGCGCCGACCCGATGCTCGACCTGTCGCTCTTCCGTAGCGCGGCCTTCAGCGCTACGGCACTGATCGCCATGATCACGTTCCTGGGGCTGATCGGTTTCTTCTTCGTCCTCAGTCTCTACCTCGGCCTGGTGCAGCGCCTCGACACTCTGCACGCGGGTTACCGGCTGCTGGTCGTCAGCGTGATGTCCCTGGTCGTGGGCGCGCTGGCAGGCCGCCTCATGCACCGGATCCCGCCCCGATTCATGATCACTACCGGCCTGCTGGTCACCGCGGGGTCGCTGCTGTCCCTGACCGCGATCGACGCCGGGACCGGCTTCGGCCCGCTGGCCTGGCGGCTGGCCCTGCTCGGCCTCGGCCTCGGACTGGTGATCACCCCGATGACCGCCACGGCGGTCGCGGCGGTGCCGCACCACCTGGCCGGTATGGCGGCGGCGGGCAACAACGCCTTCCGCCAGGTCGGCGCTGTGCTCGGCCCGGCCGTGCTGGGCACCCTGCTGACGACGAAGAGCGCCGACACCCTGCCCGGCCACCTGCGCGATGTCGGCCTCACCGGGGCGGCGGCCCACCGGATCACCGACGCCGTGGACGCGGGCGGCCTGGGAGCGGCGGCCCATGTGAACCTCGGCCAGGACACAGGTCGGGCCATGGGCGCGTTGGGTGAGGCCTTCCTCGACGGCCTCTATCTGTGCCTGATCGTGGCCGCTTGCCTGGCCCTGGTTGCCGCACTCGTCGGCGCGGTACTGCTGCGAACTCCGCAGCACACCATGACACCTGTTGCCGGCTCTGCGGATCAGGTGGCACCCGAGGACGCCGGGCCTTCCGC from Streptomyces sp. NBC_00258 includes:
- a CDS encoding MFS transporter; the encoded protein is MACLGMFVAYLPVTTVSVSLPTIQSALHASTSQLTWVSSAFQLPMAAFILTAGVFGDVHGRRKVYLTGLALAGAGAAIALSAQSIEVLWVGQACAGLGAAALLPSTLALISHAVPDPRKRGTFVGLWAASLMAALAVGPLIAGVILDHTTWRWIFLPAIPVAAITLAVAAPLVKDSRAPGERRLDWPGQITAAVTITALVYGVIEGGAASFTEGRVIAALSVAVVGAIAFVLVERRSADPMLDLSLFRSAAFSATALIAMITFLGLIGFFFVLSLYLGLVQRLDTLHAGYRLLVVSVMSLVVGALAGRLMHRIPPRFMITTGLLVTAGSLLSLTAIDAGTGFGPLAWRLALLGLGLGLVITPMTATAVAAVPHHLAGMAAAGNNAFRQVGAVLGPAVLGTLLTTKSADTLPGHLRDVGLTGAAAHRITDAVDAGGLGAAAHVNLGQDTGRAMGALGEAFLDGLYLCLIVAACLALVAALVGAVLLRTPQHTMTPVAGSADQVAPEDAGPSAESESESEFAPEPEPEPVLVGAHAGGWSGGLEQRLGAVGSAAGADTWVPDGGRGPALYGRTLETGGEAVEGATLTLISLGGRQLGLAVAHLGGRYRLDAPSAGSYVLIAAAQGHQPQASTVVVGEEPLSHDVLLSANSGLAGTVVTAGDGAPVQGATVAVTDARGEALAAETTDAAGAFAFGELPQGDVTVIVNAAGFRPAALPVRVFGPRLARLDVALWPGAVLRGTVRAGADRRPLTDARVTLVDEAGNVIGTATTGPDGGYVFADLDAGDYSVVAGGYPPVAAPIAVDGPGREFDLELAHPES